In the Cheilinus undulatus linkage group 19, ASM1832078v1, whole genome shotgun sequence genome, one interval contains:
- the gpr12 gene encoding G-protein coupled receptor 12, translated as MSEEPAVTPSWLTPDPTAWASGGGGPTDNSTSLGTFPPEPLTPSQLPLLVNPWDIVLCSSGTLIACENALVVLVIWQNPALRAPMFLLIGSLALADLLAGLGLVLHFTCAYLVRSDSAQLLTVGLVVASFSASVFSLLAITIDRYLSLYYALTYNSERTAAFTYTMLVLLWGLSLCLGLLPVTGVNCLAEEVTCSVVRPLTKNNIAVLSVSFLLLFGLMLQLYVQICKIVMRHAHQIALQHHFLAATPHYVTTRKGVSTLAIILGTFAACWMPFTVYSLIADYTYPPLYTYATLVPATYNSVINPVIYAFRNQEIQKALWLVCCGCVPASVAHRARTPSDV; from the coding sequence ATGAGTGAAGAGCCAGCGGTCACCCCCAGCTGGCTCACCCCGGACCCCACAGCCTGGGCCAGCGGAGGCGGGGGCCCAACAGATAACAGCACCAGCCTGGGGACATTCCCACCGGAACCCCTGACGCCCAGccagctccccctgctggtcaACCCGTGGGACATCGTTCTGTGCTCTTCGGGTACTCTGATCGCCTGCGAGAACGCCCTGGTGGTGCTGGTGATCTGGCAGAACCCGGCGCTCAGAGCTCCCATGTTCCTGCTGATCGGCAGCCTGGCGCTGGCCGACCTGCTGGCCGGCCTGGGTCTGGTGCTGCACTTCACCTGTGCCTACCTGGTGCGCTCAGACTCGGCCCAGCTGCTGACTGTGGGTCTGGTGGTGGCCTCCTTCTCGGCGTCTGTCTTCAGCCTGCTGGCGATCACGATAGACCGCTACCTGTCTCTGTATTACGCCCTCACCTACAACTCAGAGCGGACGGCGGCCTTCACCTACACCATGCTGGTGCTGCTGTGGGGGCTGTCGCTGTGTCTAGGCCTGCTGCCGGTCACAGGGGTCAACTGCCTGGCGGAGGAGGTGACCTGCAGCGTGGTGCGGCCGCTCACGAAGAACAACATCGCCGTGCTGTCCGTCTCATTCCTGCTGCTCTTCGGCCTCATGCTGCAACTCTACGTCCAGATCTGCAAGATCGTGATGCGCCACGCTCACCAGATCGCCCTCCAGCACCACTTCCTGGCTGCCACGCCCCACTACGTCACAACACGGAAAGGCGTGTCCACTTTAGCGATCATCCTAGGTACTTTTGCTGCCTGCTGGATGCCATTCACAGTCTACTCCCTCATCGCTGACTACACCTACCCACCACTCTACACCTACGCCACCCTGGTGCCTGCCACGTATAATTCTGTTATTAACCCGGTCATTTACGCCTTCAGGAACCAGGAGATCCAGAAGGCGCTGTGGCTTGTGTGCTGCGGCTGTGTGCCAGCCAGTGTGGCCCACCGTGCGAGGACCCCTAGTGACGTGTGA
- the rpl21 gene encoding 60S ribosomal protein L21: protein MTNTRGKRRGTRYMFSRQFRKHGPIPLSTYMRIYKKGDIVDIKGTGTIQKGMPHKCYHGKTGRVYNITQHAVGIIVNKQVKGRILAKRINVRIEHVKHSKSRDSFLQRVKENEARKMEAKQKGSWVELKRQPAPPRDAHFVSTKKNQPQLLEPIPYEFMA, encoded by the exons ATGACGAACACCAGAGGCAAGAGGAGGGGGACGAGGTACATGTTCAGCAGGCAGTTCCGCAAACATG GCCCGATTCCCCTCTCCACATACATGCGCATCTACAAGAAGGGTGACATTGTTGACATCAAG GGCACAGGTACCATTCAGAAAGGAATGCCTCACAAGTGCTACCATGGCAAGACCGGCCGTGTCTACAACATAACCCAGCATGCTGTTGGCATCATCGTCAACAAGCAGGTCAA GGGAAGGATCCTGGCCAAGAGGATTAACGTGCGTATTGAGCATGTGAAGCACTCAAAGAGCAGGGACAGTTTCCTGCAGCGCGTCAAAGAGAACGAGGCCAGGAAGATGGAGGCCAAGCAGAAGGGCAGCTGGGTTGAGCTGAAGCGTCAG CCCGCTCCTCCTCGTGATGCTCACTTTGTCAGCACCAAGAAGAACCAGCCTCAGCTGCTGGAGCCCATCCCCTACGAGTTCATGGCATAG
- the usp12a gene encoding ubiquitin carboxyl-terminal hydrolase 12A — protein MEILMTVSKFASFCTMGANASALEKEIGSEQFPVNEHYFGLVNFGNTCYCNSVLQALYFCRPFREKILAYRSQPRRKENLLTCLADLFHSIANQKRKVGVIPPKKFITRLRKENELFDNYMQQDAHEFLNYLLNTIADLLQEERKQEKTNGRLPNGTLDSQNNNSNATPAPTWVHEIFQGTLTNETRCLTCETISSKDEDFLDLSVDVEQNTSITHCLRGFSNTETLCSEYKYYCEECRSKQEAHKRMRVKKLPMILALHLKRFKYMEQLQRYTKLSYRVVFPLELRLFNTSGDATNPERLYDLVAVVVHCGSGPNRGHYIAIVKSHDFWLLFDDDIVEKIDAQAIEEFYGLTSEISKNSESGYILFYQSRD, from the exons ATGGAAATCCTAATGACAGTCTCCaaatttgcctctttttgtaccatg GGCGCCAATGCCTCTGCTCTGGAGAAAGAGATTGGATCTGAGCAGTTTCCGGTCAATGAACACTACTTTGGCCTGGTCAAT tttgGGAACACCTGCTACTGCAACTCAGTGCTGCAGGCTCTGTACTTCTGCCGACCGTTTCGAGAGAAGATCTTGGCGTACCGCAGTCAGCCTCGGAGGAAGGAGAACCTGCTCACCTGTCTGGCCGACCTGTTTCACAGTATTGCCAACCAGAAGAGGAAAGTGGGCGTCATACCACCTAAAAAGTTCATCACACGGCTGCGAAAAGAGAACG AGTTGTTTGATAACTACATGCAGCAGGATGCCCACGAGTTCCTGAACTACCTGCTCAACACCATCGCCGACCTCCTTCAGGAGGAGAGAAAGCAGGAGAAGACCAATGGCCGCCTTCCCAACGGCACGCTGGACTCTCAGAACAATAACAGCAATGCAACGCCCGCCCCCACCTGGGTCCATGAGATCTTCCAAGGCACTCTGACTAATGAGACTCGCTGCCTAACCTGTGAAACA ATAAGCAGCAAAGATGAGGACTTTCTGGACCTTTCTGTGGATGTAGAACAGAATACCTCCATCACACACTGCCTCAG AGGTTTCAGTAACACAGAGACACTGTGCAGTGAGTACAAATACTACTGTGAAGAATGTAGAAGCAAGCAGGAGGCACACAAGAG GATGCGTGTGAAGAAACTGCCGATGATCTTGGCTCTGCACCTGAAGCGCTTTAAGTACATGGAGCAGCTGCAGCGCTACACCAAGCTGTCCTATCGCGTCGTCTTCCCCCTGGAGCTCCGCCTCTTCAACACCTCCGGGGACGCCACCAATCCAGAGAGGCTCTACGACCTGGTCGCTGTGGTGGTGCATTGTGGGAG tggTCCAAACCGAGGTCACTACATCGCTATAGTGAAAAGCCACGACTTCTGGTTGTTATTTGATGATGATATTGTGGAG AAAATCGATGCACAGGCCATAGAGGAATTCTACGGTCTCACTTCAGAAATCTCCAAGAACTCAGAGTCAGGCTACATCCTCTTTTACCAGTCCAGAGACTAA